In Stigmatopora nigra isolate UIUO_SnigA unplaced genomic scaffold, RoL_Snig_1.1 HiC_scaffold_25, whole genome shotgun sequence, the genomic window gaaaatccatgctgaaactcataagaagaaccactcttgctactacaactcagcactgaagataGGGGTGACCTGATGTGTgctctacattaactgcgatattagAGGGATTCCTGTCATTggaggagccaaaatggcggcacGGTCCAACTCACCCGGCCTTGCTCGTTACAGCGCGTCAGCATGACCAGGCAGTGCACGTTCTTCTCCCAAATCATCCTCCAAAAATCCTTGACGGTGGCGGCCAGGGGACCCTGAGCCGCGATGAATTCCTTCCTGGAGTCGTAACcctaaaaaaaggcaaaagggaTGGATGGGCGTTGCGTCTCCCGTCACGGGCAAAAAGTCGCTACCCACCGCCACGTAGTTGGCGTTGATGTAGTCGTCGTAGGGGCTCCCGTGAATGATGGACAGTTTCACTCGAGAAACGTCGTCTGCGGGCGTCAATCGTTTTCATTTTGGGTGAAGAGAGATGTCAAAATAATCATCGAAAACATCTCCGTATACGTTTGTAATGGAGACGGTCCTCACAGGGGAGCACGTTGTTGTAGCGATTCTTGGCCTTGTTCTCCTGCATCAGAGCGTTGGATTTGGACTGATTGGTCCCCACCGGGCGCAAGTCCTGCCACGCCACAAAACGAGGCAACGTTAGCATCTTAGCTTCCCCACGCCATCAACTAGCGTTGAGTAACGCCGATCCGGACGTGGTCCCTCACCTCAAACTCCTCGGCGAAGCCACAATTGGAGTCGGCTTTCTGCTTTTTGTAGTAAGCTTCGTAGTCCTCCACCTTGACGGGGGAACTTCTGCTCAGAAGACCGAGGAGGGGGAAATAGATAAACTCATCTGAAAGGGAAGACGGGAAGCTCCGGCCTTACCTCATGGAATGAATCTGGATGTCCGAGTTTTCTTTTTTGGACAACCTACGAGACGGGGAGGCCGAGTTGAAAGGCGGAGGAGAGCCCCAAACGGACCAAGTTGACGGTGACCCACCTTTTCCAGTAAACAATGAAGCCCACCAGGATCAGGAAGAGAACGCTGAAGATCCCCAAAGTGGCTCCCACGGCGACGCTGATCACAACTGCCCACGGCACGCCCCATCGACGTCAAAACCAGTGAAGGTTTACGACGGGACGGGCTAGCTTACCTGGGTCCTGCGGGAGTTTCACCACGGGATAGAAATTGGTGACGGAGGCGATGGATACATTTTTCACCAGCTGGCCTTCCACGATCAGTCGGGTGAACAAGACGATGGCGTacctgcaaataaaaaaaatggtccagATGAACCAGGGGACACGTCTCCGAAGCAAAACGCTATCCACGGCGCTCTCACCGGTATCTACGATTCCCGCGCAGTTCCCCATTGGCGTATCCCATCCACGTGGATCCGTCCCCGACGTGGACGGTCAGGGGCGGGTCGGCGGCGCCGTGCCTGGCCGCCGCGTTTCTCTCCTGGACGGTGGCCAGGTAAAGCCAAGTGTTTCCCCGGATCCACTGCTGGTACGTGTTCCCCAAGTGCCGCTTTAGATCGGTCGTGTCCGATTCTGAAAGACGTGACATCATCccgtcaaaaaaatgacaaaagtaacGCTGCAAGCTAAAAGTGGCCAGTGTCAACGGGAGCCCAATAACGGTGCTAAGCCAAGGCTGTcacactcgggttggttcgcgggccgctttaacaaGAAAGAAGCGGACAAACCGTCGACGTTTTCCGCCAGCAGCACGCCAACTTTAGCCACGGGTCCGTTGGCGTCGTCCATCAAGCTGGAGTTGATCTGAAGGCTGAATCTGTTGTAGGCTATCTCCGTCACGCCGACCAGGGACTCGTGGCCTTCCGGAATGGGCGGATCTGGCAAAAGGAAGGCACAATAGGCACGGGGTTCCCCCCGAAAGAAAGCCGGGCGGGTCCCAGAAAAAAAGGGCGCTCTACCCGTGATGCCGGTCCGGCAGCCCAGGTCCACGGGGGCGGCGGCTCGTCCGCAGCTCAGCGTCTCCACGGTGACGCGGTAGGACGTGAAGTGAGTCAGGTTGGAGACGGCCAGGCCGCAGCGTCCGTCCTCGCAGGCGCCGGCCTCCGCCACGCTTTCCCAGTCGTTGACGGCGATGCGGAAACGCTCAAAGCGTCCGCTGGGCGGAGTCCAGGACACCAGGAGCTTGGCGTCCCGCGTGTCTGGAGCCTCGCACGCTAACGTTAGCACCGAGCTGGCGtctaaagaggaagaaaaaaaagacgttGGAAAAGCATTTTCAAACGGGTTgccgtcattttttttggttttagctAACATTATAATACAATATTAGCTTAAGTGACTTTATAACACATTTCGTCTTTGGCTACTAGTTAACAATTAGATTTTTCTGAAACAGACTTGCTAGCAGATTTGTGTGGGGACGATTTTTGAGCCGGATCTGGTCAAATGTGCACATTTTGCAGATatagcatctttttttttggtttgttatgAATTGTCACAGCGAATATCATCATGCGAATCTCACCCGTGCAGTCGGAAATCCACCTGGGAGCCCCTGGAGTTCCATCCCGAGTCACGGAGAGGACGGAAAACTGATAGCTACTGCCGGGCAGCAGTTTTTCCACGGTGTGCCTGGTCTGATGGGTCAAAACGCTCCCGTTGGCCGCCGCGTCCCACTTTTGCCACGTTAAAAGATAACAGTATCCTTCCTCCTCGGCGTCGTCCGGTGGAGACCACGTCACCGTGATGTTCTCCTCTTGGGCGGAGGTGTTGAGGGAGCTGACGTGCAAGGGTCCTGGATCCATTTCACAGGGGTGGGGGGTACAGAAACATGGTACGATCCATTTCAAGtcagagaatttttttttgctttattttaaaagtgtCAAAGCCACGCTTACTTGTGGTGACCCAAATGAAGCGAATCACTTGACTGTGAaaatccagcacccccacggtcGCCACGGTAACGTTGTAAGTGGTGCCAGGGCGCAGGCCGTGGAAAACGTGACGGACGGCGTCGGTATCGGCGGATCGGCTCCCCGCCGCGGTGAGCCGGTAGTGGAAGTCGGCGCCGTCCATCAGCGGAGGTTCCGTCCACGTGACTTCTAGGGAGTCAGTGGTCTGGGCCAGGATCTCCAACTCCCCGGGGGGATTGGGATCTTTTCCCGTGGGCGAATAAACACTTGGTTGAGGcgcaaagggcaaaaaaaaaaagccaatggaCGGCGACCCACTCACAGGTGGCGTTGGTGAGAAGCTCAGACGACACGTTGAAAGGTCCGCTGTGCGACATCACCACGGCGCCGTACGCCGTTCCGGCGGACAGGTGGTGGAAGAGCAGAGAGTCGTTCGCCACGGCCGTGGCCGAGCGACTCACGGAGGAGCCGTTGAGGTGAACGCTGTAACGATCCACCTTACCCGCCGCTTTTTCCCACCACACCAGCATGGACGAGTTGGAGCCCCGACTGGACATTTGCGCTCGGACCGCCTCGGGCACTGCtcacgtgggggggggggggggggggggggggggggaaagaaaaaaaacttgacatcaacacccttgatttagatCATTGGAAGTCGACCATCTGAATTGTGAGAATAAAGGAAGGAATTCTGACAGTGCCTTTAGTGGGCCCCAATCCCCTTCCCtacataaagacaaaaaagtgaGCCCTACTTGTGTATTGAGAGATGCAGCGCGCTTGGGATTCCACGCCGTCCCCCGCTCGGACGTAGACGCAAAAGGTGCAGCGGGTCCCGGGAATGAGCTGGGAAATCACGGCCATCACCTGGTCTCCCGACCACGTTTGGTTTCGGGCCTCGTCCACGCAGACGGACGTCTCCACACGGAAGCTGTACTCGGCCTTGCCTTCCGGCGGCGGAGCCCAAAGCAGGCGGATGGCGCTGGAGTTCAAGGTCTCCGCCTCCAGCTGAGGGATCTCATACGGTCCTTGAGAGAACACACGCACAAGCTTTCATTGACTTTCATTGCCCATCACGTCAACAGGAAATTAgctcccaaaacagaaagtgaaGCCCCAAAATAATCGCCAAgaaatcttcaaaaaaacagcCATATGTGAGAGAAAGTCATATAGTCAAATACTGGCTCCAATTTAAAGAGGAAGGAGCAGAAAGTGTGTTGGAAATGCACCAAAGGATTGGTGAAGAGACCCCAAAAGAATATTTAGGgctaaatctaaatatgatatcaTGATGGCCTGGCCCACAAAAAATGGCCTTGACCCTAAAGACATCAGCTCAAATTAGTGTCTACACTCTACATAATTCTTTCAGAACAGGAAATCACATGGGTACGTACGAGTGAAGACGGACAGCATCCGAGGAGCCGCCAAAGTGCCGTCCGCCGCTCGCGTGGAGACGCCGACGCTGTAGTTGGTGCCGGAGGCCAGGCCCCAAATATCGGCCCCACGCTCTTTGTAGGTGCTGACTTTCGGGGGACCACGACCGTCGGAGACCAGCACCAGGTAGGAGAAGTCCGCCTTGGCCTCCGGTTGTTCCCACGTCAACGTCACGGAACCGACGCTCACGTTTTCCGCCTTCAGCGTGCTCGCCGGATACGGTCCTGGTCAAAAACGGAATGCGGGATGGCGGAGCCGCCACGATGAAATCcaattttgcttcatgaataTTTTGCTCAACAATGTCTCATTCGGTAAAAACACATCAGTTGTTGAAATATTATTGTGTGGGCTATGCTAGCTTTTTCATGCAAATGTCAATTAGCACCAGGCTAATGCAAGTTGGGAGTGGATAACCGCTACGCTAGCAGATGCGCTACTTTAGTCAGATTTGGAATGGGAATTGTGCTCACGTGCTTACTTTTGACGTGTCGTATACTTTCTTTGTATAAAATGCTCgtcatttcaaaatgtctgtGAGAAATAGCTCAAAGCAATGTAAATATAGCTCATTTAAGCCTTTTGTGGTCTTTTCTAACAGCTCATTTCACTCACTTGTATAATTGGTGGCGTTGACGTGAGCGCTTTGATAGCCCAACACGCCAAGAGTGGCCACAGAAATGGAGTTGGGCGTTCCAGAGCCCAGGCCGCCGAGCAGGAACCACTTTTGCGAGGTGACCCACACGCCGTTCACCGTGAAATTGTACTCCTGGCCATCCATATCTTCCGGCGGGGCCCAGGTGAAATTAATGGAGCTGACCGTCTGCGACGCCACGCCGACGGGACCGGGAGGGTTGGGAACTGCTCGCCAAAAACACCGCATTTGTACGGTGAAGTTAAAGTCATATACGGAAATGGAGGCCAACTCACATGTGGCGTTGCAGATTTCTGAAGGCTGGCTCCGTAAAGGTCCGCTTTGGCTGGTCACCAGCGCGCAGTAACGCACGCCCGGTTTGAGGCCGCTAAAAAACACGTCAAGCGTGGAGTTCTGCAGATCCGCTCTCTCACGTACGGGCGCCGAATCGTTGCTCAACGTGACCGTCAAGGAATCCAGCCTTCCCGTCGGAGCGCTCCAGGATAAGGACAGGTTAGCGCTGGTTCCGATCAACGCCAGATCGGTCACCGCCTCGGGACCTGCCACAAAAAGTCACAAAGAGTGCATCCCGAGAGAGGAGGGTGGAGAAACGGAATGGAACGCGGCCATACTTGTGTATTGTGATACGTTTGCCGATGGCGACTTGAGGCCCTCCGCCGCCAGCGTCCACAAATAAAAGCCGTAAGAAGTTCCGGGGATCAGACGCGAGAAGGTGTACGTCTCATTTTGGGTGCTCGCGTTCTTAACGGCGGCGTCGCCCAGGAAGGCGCTCAACTGGTAGACGTAGCTGGCCTTGTGGTCGCTGGATTTGGACCAATGTAACTGCACGGCCGTCGTGCTGAAATTTAGGACTTGGAAGTCCGGCGCCGCTTGGGGAACTGACGGAAAATCATCggaaaaatgacaaagtcaACATCGCAAACTTTTAAACACAAATTCAAAGGATATGGCACAGTTTTTCAACCATTTACTACAAATAGCATGTTAATTAGCAGTTACTATGCTAGAAAATACACTTCATGTTGGAAATACTAATGCGCTGGTCGTGAAGGTAACATTCATATTATTCGTCAGGTGAGGAAAAAGGTGGTCATGTGACAAGATTCAAGTGGTAATATGACTTCTTTCTTAACGTGAGGTGGATCGGAAGTTACCGGGGATTCGCCcggagacaaaaataaaaacataaaatgtaaatattctatcttTGATGGTCCGGCCCCCGGATagtcaagttgacattaaaacgTCCCGCGaagcaacccgagtctgacacccttgcattaACGTCTTACCAGTGGAAGTGACGGCGTGGCGGCTCGCCGAGGAAATTCCCGGCGCCGCCGACACGGTGACGCTAACGTGGTAGCTGGTTCCCGGTTCCAGACCGTCTACCGGGGTGTCGTTGTCGACGATTGTTCGGTTGTCTATCAGCGCGCCGGCCGGGTCGTGGGTCTCCACCACGTATTTGTAGTACGCCTGCGCTCCGTGCGGTTTGGACCAACTCACGTGTATGGAGCCGGTACCCGAAGGGCTGGCCGCCAGGTCCAACACGGGGTTGGGCActggaaaaagggaaaatgtccTGTGCTTTCCGGGAGCTCAAAAGGGAAACCTTATTGTCATACTCACGGGTATATTCTGAGGCATTGGCAGCAGAGCTCTGGAGATTTTGGGGTCCCAGCGTCCACACGGTCAACCGGTACGGCGTTCCCGAGGACAGCTGCGACAGCAGCGCGCTTGGGTTGGCGCCCTCGGCGCTTTCCAACGGGCCGCCGGCTTTTTGGTAGGCCACCTGGTAGGTGATATTGGGCGCGCTTTGGAGTTCGGGCTCCGCCTCCCACCGGAGGTGCAGCGAAGCGTTTGTCCTTTGAGCGATCGTCAGGGAAACGGGCGCCGTCGGTACTGCAAAAAGACGGACGCGTTACTGTagaccacgggtgtcaaagtggcggtccgggggggCACAATTTGGCGTTAGCAATTAGCCAAGAGGTCCCTGCCTCCGCCCCATTGGCCAAAGCATGGCTATTTTTGGCGTATCCGACGCCCCCGTACTCAAAGGTCCGAAACTTACCGGTGGCCAAGGGGATCGGGTCGGACGTGGTGCTCCGGCTCCCCGCCACGGCGGTGACGGCCACCTGGAAAAGCCTCCCGGGATGCAGGTGGCTAAATTGGGCAGGAGCCACTTGGGTTGCCACGTGGGCAGAGTAGGACAGATCGGCGTTGGAAATGTTGACCCGGTAGACGTCGGCTCGCCCTCCGGGTAAGTTCCACCAAACCCACAGCTGGTGGGTTTCCGACGTGGCCGTCAGGTTTTGCGGCTTCTCGGGTCCTGTCCAGCGTGACGTAACGGCGTTagtccggcaaaaaaaaaagataaatcttAAACCATTCTTACTCGTGTAGGAGGAAACGGTCGCCGGCTGGCTTTGGGTCATTTGGTCGTCCGCTACCGTGAACACGGCCACGTCGTACGAGGTCCCGGCAGACAAGCCGCCGAGGGTTATGGACGGGAGAGAGGCCAAATTTATCCGGACCGTCTCTCCGTCCGTCCACCGGACCTGAAAGGAGGAGTAGTTTCCTTCCGGTCGGCTCCAGTTCAAGCTGATTTGAGAGGTGGTGACCCACGTGACGCTGACATTGGTCACGGCGTGAGGCTCTGAGATCAGAGAGAGGGATCAACACACACTCACGGACACCATGTCACCCCGGCTTAAACATTGACCAGAGTTTTGGTTTCCCGGTCGGAGCGCCACTCACTCATGGTGACCTTTTGGCAGCAGCCGGAGCAGTTGAGGAAGACGTGGTAGACGGCTCCGGGGGTCAAGCCGCTCAGCCGTCCGTCCCCCCGAAGCCCATCCCCCGGAAGCCCGTCCCCCAGGGACAAAAGGCAACCCGGGTGCTCCATTTCCGTCGTGGTCCAATTCAAAGATTTGCTCTCCTGGCGGGTGCACGCTCGACCTGTCGGGTACAAGAAAGGACCGGGCTAGCAAATATGTCCCGTGACCGATGCATCCATTGACAGAaaatatgtgtttgtgtgtttacgcACCCTGGCAGTCCAGAGACGAGACCTGCAAGGAAACAGGACAAAACAActcattgacttgaattgatAGGTACTGTAtattttcacgagtataagGCATGGAAATACGTAATATTGTTTATTTCAACGTTTCTTTGGTCCTGAAGTGAGCCCACTACTTTGGCACGACGGCTTTCCATCAATGAGCGACCGATGGTGGAATCAAGGAAGTAGACACTCACCGTTGTTGATTTGAAACATTTGAACGGGCCGGAAAAAAATCCCCGGCGGCTAACCAATGATTAACTTTGACTACACGGAGCGTCCAAATAAGTGCCAGTGGAAAACGAGACATCTGCTGAACCAcattggggggtgctggagcctatcccagctaactccacacagtgaggagccATCTGGATTCCAACCCTAgatcccagaactgcgaggccgaaaCGCTAACAACCCGGCGgacttccatttttattttacgaattgaaaaaaattcccaaaaGTCCAATTTTCCCTTTTGACATATGTTTATCTCCATGGTTTGCCCGAGTGTCCCGATAAGCCGCCTCCCACCGTCTGCGCGACTCATCTATCGCCGTGCAGATCAGGCAGACATGGAAATATGGGCAGCGGCACGCTACGAGATAGCCATGGAAGCAAAAATCGTCACCACCAAAAAGTGTATTTGAAAtttgccagtaaaaaaaaagtaaacggGCCGTCATATGTGGACATTTGCTTGTTCACTGAAGCGACTCATCCGGCCGGCCCTGACCTGAGCGGAGGGAGGTCAGGTCTGATAAAATGATCCGCGGACAATGAGGCCTTTGAGGTGCACCTCATTTCCATGTGTCGCTATggaacattttctttcttttttttgggggacgGGCACGAATCGGGACGACTGCCTAATTCATTTCAAACTGGACTGTCGTCGGGTCCTCTGGAGATTTTGGGGATTAGAAGTGACGGAAGACCAGGatggataaaaatgacaaaatatttcgGCTCTAGGTCATTGGTTTCAACTGAATTGCACTTCCTAGCCAGTGTATTTCCATTTCTATTCATTTGAGTGTCATGGTTTCTTTAAATGAACATATCAATTAGAAATGCAGCTTTTGCATccagttttgttgttttgcttaaCGGGTTAAAGGACGCCagagttttattttttgggtgggtGATAAGAGATGAAGAAACACTGCATGACTTGTGGCAgtacaaaacattcaaaaaatgaaatgaggaaGTCGAAAATTTCCCCTGTGGCTTCAACTTCCTTTCTCGTACGTTTTCGTCACCAATGAATCTTCCAAAATATGACACTATGCCCTGGTGCAATAATATCAGCTAAGCTTGGGCGAAGCCACTCACAAATTCATGAACGCAATCCATCGCGCCAGCCCTCccgctttaaatggattggacgtcctttGCCACCCTAGTCATTGTACTATATTTTTAGCGGGGGCTTGAACTCATAACTAGTTAACACAGTAGATTAACAGGACTCGTTGCAACATCCAATTATTAATGTTGTTGTGAGTCATTTGTTTGTGGGACAAAGTTGAAGCAAATGGATCCATTTGGTGCCAATTTGAGAATCTTGACCCTGACTTCCGCTATTACAAAAATACTCCGACACTTCTGCATTTGCAGCGTGCGAACAAGCGAGACgacttctttctctctctttatgCTTTCGCGTCGGCTAACGAGCTAGTTAGCGAGCTAGCATCACGCTACCCGATTGAAAGGAAAGCTTAGCCATGATGTCGGCAAAAAATATGGAAGCCCATCAATATCTCGTCACAATATTTCATGGCAAAAGTATCGATACTTTGACTCTTGCTCGTTTTTGCATGAGCATTTGCGGAAATGCCGtaaaatgaagaggaaatgatccaaaacgCAGAAAGTGACTTCAAAAAAAACGCCCTAAAATGAACAAGGCAGTGACTCAAAATGAATTCAATCACACGTATGTACACACATCAAAGTACATCTACTTGTAGAAAAAGTATACAGGTAAGTACACGTTTATACTACAAGCACATGGAGCACACGTGCTGGTGGTattagtatgtgtatatacatacatgtagtACAAGTATATGCAACTACAGATTTTTGTAGTACCCCTGCTCACGAGTACATGTAACACAagtatatacaaatatgtagTACTAGGACACTTGTAGGCTAAGTACGGTACACATATTTGTGATACAGGTACATGGAAATACATGTTTGTAGTCCATGTACATTTGAGTACAAGTAGTCGGCATATTTGGAGTACGAGTACGTGAGAGTACACCTGCTGGTAGTATTATTAGACATTGGATGGCAAACGGCCAGTCCAAAGGAATGGGACGGACGGCAAAGGTGAGTTAAGCGAAAGACGCCTGTCGAACCAGCGTTACGACTGCTGTTAAGAATGCATCCCATCCCAGTCCGGCGGGATCACACATTTGACTCTGTCCTCGCCACGCTGGTTTTTCTGGAGAGGAAAAGGCCAGAGGGCTTGCGAAAGGCCCCCGATGCTATCCCGTTGAGTCGCGTCCAATTCTAATCAGGTTCGGTCGCCGCGCCGTTTTACATACGCGGCGTGGCGCGCCGCCGGGACGACAAGTTGCCATTGTATAACATCGGGGATTACGTAAGAAAGCACAACGGGCCTGATACCGACggacacattttaaatcatttaggtGTTACGGTAAATTCCGCCAAGCGGCAGCTTAGAGGCCACATCTGGACCAATCCCGTGTGGCCTGTTTAGGTCAAAGGTGCGCGTTGATTGGCTGGGGAAATCATGGAATCCAGGGATGTATGGCAAAATACATACTATTCAACTATCATGGATTTACTCGCTGCCAATCGTCACGTTTCAGTGACGACGACCAAACCCTTAGGCCTGACGCCGTTCGAATTCATGGTTAATCTTAAGATTAGACGGCACataaatgcattcaatttaAGTGACCATAAATTTGGAAGACAGATTCATTTAtccttacttaaaaaaaaggaaacagatTCCCCATGAAGGTATATAACATACGAGTGTCAGCGTCATTGTCGGAAtatgttttggttaaaaaaaaactcattttctcCATTTCTTTGATCCAAATGGAGtcattttaccaaaaaataaacatggattCTTCTGCCTATTACCAAAAAAGAGATCACTGGTGAAACAAACGATTTTTGCGTGGTGAAAATCTCTCATTTTGTAGTCCCCATATGAATATAGTCATAAAAAACACATTCCGGGGACCTTGTCACTCTCTTCCAGCCACTAACAGTCAAAATGGACGTCTATTACCGTCAAGGAGTTCAACGAAAGCTTCTTTTCTGATAGACGTGATAAATTCCACTTTGTTATTTATCTTCTGCAAAACAGCCTGCCATTGTTAATCATTTTAACTAAAGGTCAGCGTATTTATTAGTCGCCTACACGAATTGAATGAACTCTTATTAAAAAGCCCCCCTCATACTTAGGAGGACGAAAAAAAGTCATCCAGCCTGACAAAGCAGCCATTGTCGCGTAACACCAACCAAGTTAGAGTGTTTGCCATCCTGCTTCTCAACAGGTGCAAGCGACCTTTAATCTCCTTTTGGCTGACGTACTTTTAAAGAAAAGAGTTACCTTCACGGAGGTGCTCAGGTGAAGAAAAGTCCACAGACAGGCGATGAAGCGCAGCGGCGACTTCTTCATGATGGCAAAGTTGGTGGAGGAAGTTTCTCTATCCGCTTGACATGCCCGAAAAAGTCCGGCTTTCTCCCCCGGGCGTCCAAATGTGACGGCGAAACAAGAGCGAAATCTTGTTCCTCTCTGGGAACGGGGAGGAGCGCAGTTGTAGTGTCATTCGGTGAAAGTTTAGTTCAAGTAGTAgacactcctcctcctccttctcctcctccatcaTCACCATCACCGAGGGCAAGTTGGTCAAGCAGAATTGAAGGAGGCATCCCGCATTCCGACCATAACTTGGCCACAAAGGGcgaaggaatgtattaaaagccACTTTAAGGACAGCCAGGGTAAAAAAATGCCGGTAGGCTGTTTCGTTTGCACCACCTGGTGGCTCATAGAATTTGCGTGAGGCAAAAGTAGGAGAAAACGTACGACGACTTGCTAGCGAAGatataaaaacaactaaaagcGAACAACTAGCGAGAATTGGTAAGCATTTGGGTTATACTTACATGTATACatgctattttttgtttaatacaaACATTATGGAAGCTCACGCTAAGGCGGCCGCTAATCGTTAGCCAACTAGCATATATTTAATAGCTACCTCGACGCAACTTAATAGGTTGTGTGAATACgaagaagaagtagaagaagaaaaggaaaccGGAAGTGAGGCACAAGTCGACCTGTTAGCACAAATTGAAGGGTCAAAAATGCATTAAGCCCAATTTGAGAGCATTCAGAGCAAAAAAAGAaggtagtgatttttttttaggaatttgcgtcatacttgtatgtatacacgctatgttttattttaatcaaaacattaaagtaactCACGCTAAGGCGGTCGCTAATCGTTAGCCAGCTAGCGTAAAGTCAATAGCTACTTCCATGAAGCTACTTACGGAGGTAAGGCAGAATTCAACTTGTTAGCACAACTTGGTTAAAGGGatttgaaacaaacaaaacgaAAGTGTCAAATGTTGTGTACAATTGGTTGTCATTTACATGTAACGGGCTATTAATGTAGTTGGCGTTTTGTTGAactaaatattatttcattaGCATTTGTGTAGTTACTAAAACATGAATGCTAATCC contains:
- the LOC144192087 gene encoding receptor-type tyrosine-protein phosphatase eta-like, whose product is MKKSPLRFIACLWTFLHLSTSVKVSSLDCQGRACTRQESKSLNWTTTEMEHPGCLLSLGDGLPGDGLRGDGRLSGLTPGAVYHVFLNCSGCCQKVTMKPHAVTNVSVTWVTTSQISLNWSRPEGNYSSFQVRWTDGETVRINLASLPSITLGGLSAGTSYDVAVFTVADDQMTQSQPATVSSYTRPEKPQNLTATSETHQLWVWWNLPGGRADVYRVNISNADLSYSAHVATQVAPAQFSHLHPGRLFQVAVTAVAGSRSTTSDPIPLATVPTAPVSLTIAQRTNASLHLRWEAEPELQSAPNITYQVAYQKAGGPLESAEGANPSALLSQLSSGTPYRLTVWTLGPQNLQSSAANASEYTLPNPVLDLAASPSGTGSIHVSWSKPHGAQAYYKYVVETHDPAGALIDNRTIVDNDTPVDGLEPGTSYHVSVTVSAAPGISSASRHAVTSTVPQAAPDFQVLNFSTTAVQLHWSKSSDHKASYVYQLSAFLGDAAVKNASTQNETYTFSRLIPGTSYGFYLWTLAAEGLKSPSANVSQYTSPEAVTDLALIGTSANLSLSWSAPTGRLDSLTVTLSNDSAPVRERADLQNSTLDVFFSGLKPGVRYCALVTSQSGPLRSQPSEICNATFPNPPGPVGVASQTVSSINFTWAPPEDMDGQEYNFTVNGVWVTSQKWFLLGGLGSGTPNSISVATLGVLGYQSAHVNATNYTRPYPASTLKAENVSVGSVTLTWEQPEAKADFSYLVLVSDGRGPPKVSTYKERGADIWGLASGTNYSVGVSTRAADGTLAAPRMLSVFTRPYEIPQLEAETLNSSAIRLLWAPPPEGKAEYSFRVETSVCVDEARNQTWSGDQVMAVISQLIPGTRCTFCVYVRAGDGVESQARCISQYTMPEAVRAQMSSRGSNSSMLVWWEKAAGKVDRYSVHLNGSSVSRSATAVANDSLLFHHLSAGTAYGAVVMSHSGPFNVSSELLTNATYPNPPGELEILAQTTDSLEVTWTEPPLMDGADFHYRLTAAGSRSADTDAVRHVFHGLRPGTTYNVTVATVGVLDFHSQVIRFIWVTTRPLHVSSLNTSAQEENITVTWSPPDDAEEEGYCYLLTWQKWDAAANGSVLTHQTRHTVEKLLPGSSYQFSVLSVTRDGTPGAPRWISDCTDASSVLTLACEAPDTRDAKLLVSWTPPSGRFERFRIAVNDWESVAEAGACEDGRCGLAVSNLTHFTSYRVTVETLSCGRAAAPVDLGCRTGITDPPIPEGHESLVGVTEIAYNRFSLQINSSLMDDANGPVAKVGVLLAENVDESDTTDLKRHLGNTYQQWIRGNTWLYLATVQERNAAARHGAADPPLTVHVGDGSTWMGYANGELRGNRRYRYAIVLFTRLIVEGQLVKNVSIASVTNFYPVVKLPQDPVVISVAVGATLGIFSVLFLILVGFIVYWKRLSKKENSDIQIHSMRSSPVKVEDYEAYYKKQKADSNCGFAEEFEDLRPVGTNQSKSNALMQENKAKNRYNNVLPYDVSRVKLSIIHGSPYDDYINANYVAGYDSRKEFIAAQGPLAATVKDFWRMIWEKNVHCLVMLTRCNEQGRVKCEQYWQSGSRHWEYIRVSATSEIALDDWTIRDFDIKNVKTAETRSVRQFHFTAWPDHGVPESTELLIGFRHLVREHMDQYSTNSPAVVHCSAGVGRTGTFIAIDRLLFQIERENVVDVYGVVHDLRMHRPLMVQTEDQYVFLNQCAMDIIRSRTGTNVDLIYQNTAALTIYENVEPATAHYKQGYPNT